In Chaetodon auriga isolate fChaAug3 chromosome 7, fChaAug3.hap1, whole genome shotgun sequence, a genomic segment contains:
- the txndc17 gene encoding thioredoxin domain-containing protein 17, with protein sequence MAHYEEVKVRGYDEFCQAVSERKGKDIFAYFSGDKDAEGKSWCPDCVKAEPVVRGEMTHLPEGSVFIYCQVGERAYWKDQNNDFKKTLKLVGVPTLLRYGTPQKLVEEECFKAELVRMMFTED encoded by the exons ATGGCCCATTACGAAGAAGTAAAGGTGCGTGGGTATGATGAATTCTGTCAGGCTGTGtctgaaagaaaaggaaaggatatttttgcatatttctCTGGCGATAAAGACGCCGAAGGAAAGAGCTGGTGTCCAGACTGTGTAAAAG CTGAGCCAGTtgtgagaggagagatgacTCACCTTCCTGAGGGCTCTGTCTTCATCTACTGTCAAGTTGGAGAAAGAGCATA TTGGAAGGATCAAAATAATGACTTCAAGAAGACACTGAAGTTGGTTGGAGTTCCCACTCTGCTGCGCTACGGCACG CCGCagaagctggtggaggaggaatgCTTCAAAGCAGAACTGGTGAGGATGATGTTCACTGAGGACTGA